In Paludibacter propionicigenes WB4, the genomic window TTCTATCCAACAATAAAGTTCTGAACTCCTCTTCCTTTGGAAAGCTATTAATTCTATCAAAGTCGCCCTTATAATCATAAATAATTGGATAAGTAAAATCATCAAGAAGTAGTTTGTTCTCAAGATCTTTGTAGTTTGTAGATTGAACCACAAACAAGAAACCAACATCATAAGACATCTTTTGGCATGTTTCGATAAATGCTTTCCATTCGGCCAATCTTAACTTACAGGCAGCACAACCCAAAGAATCAATATAAACTAAAACGATATTTCGATGCTTCATTATTCGTGAACAAACAGTGTCTCTTCCAACACTTTTAAATGTTATATTTCCAGGAATTTGAATTTCTTTTTGAATCCATTTTTTTACAACTAATTCTGCTCGATTCTTCTTATTATCGCATGATTGTATGCATAATACTAATAAAAGCATTATGATGCATCTCACTCTGTTACCAATTGTTCTCATTTTGTCAATAGATTTATGATTTAAGCTGACGCTAATTTATTTTTTTCTAATCAAAAGATTATAGCCTTTTTCTTTTTATAATATTAATTTCACTGATAATAAATATCCGTATCATATCATTGTCAAACTATTGAATATTAAAAATATAACTATTATCTACTGACCCTCCCTAATTTACTATTTATTGAGTATATCATCAATATTGGATTGGTATCCTCACTTGAAACCTTAACAATAGCCTTTAGTTTTTCATCTTTCAATGCATCTTTGTGTATATCAGAATAATTTATTTGTGCTATAAATCGATTTCCGTATCTACCCTTTGGAAGAGGAAATACACCACCAATACCTATATCATCAGTAACTGTTGAACATTTAAAATTGACTACTTCTTGACTGATCTTATTATAAATTCCCATATAAAAGTCTTTCTTAATATAGTACTTAACAACTAAGTTTGTATCATTTTCATATACGTACAGAAGACGAATCCAATTATCATCACCCATAATTATTTCTTTCATGAAATCTCGATCATTTTTATATTTTAAAAAAAGTTCTTCGTCAACCATTTTATTGTCTCCAAACAAAAGTTCATATTTACATTGCACAGTATCTTTTTTTACTAAATATATCTTATTTGAAAAATATGGATAGAAATAACTGTCTCCTGAAAATGAATAAAAATCTGTTTCACTTCCGTGAAATATATTCTCAGAAGGCGTAGTTTTTAAAAACTGCTTATGAACTTTCCCTTTCTTATCTGAAACAATTAAGATATTTGTTTCTTTGAAATCTCTATTACCCTTATCACCATAATACAAGTACAAATCATCACTTGGCAAAACATAGAATGATTTCGCCGACCGAAATGGCATTTTAACCTCTTCTATG contains:
- a CDS encoding 6-bladed beta-propeller — encoded protein: MFKIRFKSVVILVGLVFFVQCTSTTKKVDNNVSERRVNFGKLIKINNSEVISNYSFIRLETTEESLIGTVNQIEIVNDKIYILDNYASQGLFVFSITGKFLAKLTHRGNGPGEFISPYSFYIDKNGYLLLYDMQLSRLLKYDSNSLKFIEEVKMPFRSAKSFYVLPSDDLYLYYGDKGNRDFKETNILIVSDKKGKVHKQFLKTTPSENIFHGSETDFYSFSGDSYFYPYFSNKIYLVKKDTVQCKYELLFGDNKMVDEELFLKYKNDRDFMKEIIMGDDNWIRLLYVYENDTNLVVKYYIKKDFYMGIYNKISQEVVNFKCSTVTDDIGIGGVFPLPKGRYGNRFIAQINYSDIHKDALKDEKLKAIVKVSSEDTNPILMIYSINSKLGRVSR
- a CDS encoding DUF1573 domain-containing protein, producing MRTIGNRVRCIIMLLLVLCIQSCDNKKNRAELVVKKWIQKEIQIPGNITFKSVGRDTVCSRIMKHRNIVLVYIDSLGCAACKLRLAEWKAFIETCQKMSYDVGFLFVVQSTNYKDLENKLLLDDFTYPIIYDYKGDFDRINSFPKEEEFRTLLLDRRHRVVLIGSPVRSHKMKQLFYKVISNGDFNEVRFRNIETYYLKETTVNLDKDSINLGKFSFKTSKHLIFKIRNVGNNPLLINTVNTSCGCTLAKYDKKPIPQGETTTVVLEYRPNSLGYFSKTADVMCNVPNGLVRLKISGEVVEK